The Ochotona princeps isolate mOchPri1 chromosome 1, mOchPri1.hap1, whole genome shotgun sequence genome has a segment encoding these proteins:
- the LOC101529414 gene encoding butyrophilin subfamily 1 member A1, translating into MAISPSTLPRYLLTLVLLQLPILDAAPTKGFSPLEPILAMVGGDAELPCHLSVNMSAEHVELRWFRHTFSPAVLVHQAGRDLEDEQMPEYRGRATLVPEELAEGIAALRIRGIRASDDGEYRCVFREDSSYQEAAVRLSVAALGSDPHIHMEIQESGEIRLECTSVGWYPEPQMEWRTSQGEKLASASESMNADEEGLFTVAASMVIRDISLRNISCCIRNSLLDQEKETGIAVPARFFPRLPPWVVAVAVVLIILGLLTTMSMFFIWRLYKERAQERKKAFGSKEKLLEELKWKKATLHAVDVTLDPDTAHPHLFLYEDSKSVRLEDSRQKLPEKAERFDSWPCVLGREAFTSGRHYWEVEVGDRTDWAIGVCRENVVKKGFDPMTPENGFWAIELYGNGYWALTPLRTPLPLGGPPRKVGVFLDYEAGDISFYNMADGSHIYTFPNISLSGPVRPFFCLWSCGKKPLTICSTAGGPEEVPVITEAQGFSKDIPLSPMGEDAASGDTDTLHSKLISAQASQGAP; encoded by the exons ATGGCCATTTCCCCCAGTACCCTCCCCCGGTATCTGCTCACCCTCGtcctcctgcagctgcccatCCTGGATGCAG CTCCCACGAAAGGCTTCAGCCCCCTGGAGCCCATCCTGGCCATGGTGGGTGGCGACGCCGAGTTGCCCTGCCACCTGTCCGTGAACATGAGCGCCGAGCACGTGGAGCTGCGGTGGTTCCGACATACCTTCTCGCCTGCCGTGCTGGTGCACCAGGCCGGGCGTGACCTGGAGGACGAGCAGATGCCCGAGTACCGCGGGAGGGCCACGTTGGTGCCGGAGGAGCTCGCTGAGGGGATCGCGGCTTTGAGGATCCGAGGCATCAGGGCCTCCGACGATGGCGAGTACCGGTGTGTCTTCAGGGAGGACTCCAGCTACCAGGAGGCCGCCGTGCGCCTGAGCGTGGCCG CTCTAGGCTCTGATCCTCACATCCATATGGAAATTCAAGAGAGTGGAGAGATCCGCCTGGAGTGTACCTCAGTGGGCTGGTACCCAGAGCCCCAGATGGAGTGGAGAACATCCCAGGGAGAGAAACTTGCATCTGCATCAGAGTCCATGAATGCTGATGAAGAAGGCCTGTTCACAGTGGCTGCCTCGATGGTCATCAGAGACATCTCCCTGAGGAACATATCCTGTTGCATCCGGAACTCCCTTCTAGACCAGGAGAAAGAAACAGGGATTGCTGTACCAG CTCGCTTCTTCCCaaggctgcctccctgggtggtggctgttgctgttgttctgaTAATCCTAGGACTTCTCACTACCATGTCCATGTTTTTCATCTGGAGATTATATAAAGAAAGAGcccaagagagaaagaaggcattCGGCTCTAAAG agAAACTCCTGGAGGAACTCA AATGGAAAAAGGCCACACTGCATGCAG TGGATGTGACTCTGGATCCAGACACAGCCCACCCACACCTCTTCCTGTATGAAGATTCAAAATCCGTTCGGTTGGAAGACTCACGTCAGAAACTACCCGAAAAGGCAGAGCGATTTGACTCCTGGCCCTGTGTGCTGGGCCGTGAAGCCTTCACCTCGGGCAGGCACTACTGGGAGGTAGAGGTGGGGGACAGGACCGACTGGGCCATTGGTGTGTGCAGGGAGAATGTGGTCAAGAAAGGATTTGACCCCATGACGCCTGAGAATGGCTTCTGGGCTATAGAACTGTATGGAAATGGGTACTGGGCCCTCACCCCGCTCCGGACTCCTCTGCCATTGGGAGGCCCCCCACGCAAAGTTGGAGTTTTCCTGGACTATGAGGCAGGAGACATTTCCTTCTACAACATGGCTGATGGCTCCCACATCTATACTTTCCCCAACATCTCCCTCTCTGGTCCCGTCCGGCCCTTCTTTTGCCTGTGGTCCTGTGGTAAAAAGCCCCTGACCatctgctccactgctggtgggcctGAGGAGGTCCCAGTAATCACTGAGGCCCAGGGGTTCTCTAAGGATATCCCATTGTCCCCCATGGGGGAGGACGCTGCCTCGGGGGACACAGACACTCTCCATTCTAAACTAATCTCTGCCCAAGCCAGCCAAGGGGCACCATAA